Proteins encoded within one genomic window of Camelina sativa cultivar DH55 chromosome 19, Cs, whole genome shotgun sequence:
- the LOC104766687 gene encoding zinc finger protein-like 1 homolog, protein MVVCKCRKATKLYCFVHKVPVCGECICFPEHQTCVVRTYSEWVIDGEYDQPKCCQCQATFDEGAGHQVTRLGCLHALHTNCLVSHIKSFPAHTAPAGYVCPSCNTPIWPPKMVKDAGSRLHALLREVITQTGLEKNLLGNHPVSRSTESRSPPPAFASDALINLSSSSHTQEGKNLPDSYSVAGNGEYSKPAVSEIVEIDVPASAGNYMKSSSPGLAAAAARKGVPAVDRQNSETLYYADDEDGNRKKYSRRGPLRHKFLRALLPFWSSALPTLPVTAPPRKDATKADDGSEGRVRHQRSSRMDIRKILILIALIACMATMGILYYRLALQAIGQEIPDEEQR, encoded by the exons ATGGTGGTCTGCAAATGCAGAAAG gcTACGAAGCTGTATTGCTTTGTTCACAAGGTCCCTGTTTGCGGGGAATGCATTTGCTTCCCGGAGCATCAAACTTGTGTG GTCCGGACTTATTCAGAATGGGTGATAGATGGAGAGTATGATCAGCCAAAGTGTTGTCAATGCCAAGCAACATTTGATGAGGGGGCAGGTCATCAAGTCACTCGGTTGGGTTGCTTGC ATGCTTTACATACAAATTGCTTGGTTTCGCATATCAAGAGTTTTCCTGCTCATACTGCACCTGCTGGTTATGTGTGTCCATCATGTAACACGCCT ATATGGCCTCCCAAGATGGTAAAAGATGCAGGATCTCGGCTTCATGCACTGTTAAGGGAAGTGATTACGCAG ACTGGTCTTGAGAAAAATTTACTTGGGAACCATCCGGTTTCTCGATCCACTGAATCTCGTAGCCCACCCCCTGCATTTGCTTCAGAtgcattaattaatttatcatcatcttctcataCACAAGAAGGAAAAAACCTGCCTGATAGTTATTCAGTAGCCGGAAATGGAGAATATTCCAAACCTGCGGTTTCAGAGATAGTTGAGATAGATGTTCCTGCTTCAGCTGGGAATTACATGAAAAGCTCAAGCCCTGGA cttgctgctgctgctgcacgGAAAGGAGTACCCGCTGTGGACAGGCAGAACTCCGAGACTCTATATTATGCGGACGATGAAGACGGAAATCGTAAAAAGTACTCAAGAAGAG GTCCTCTTCGTCACAAGTTTCTACGGGCTTTACTACCTTTCTGGTCTAGTGCATTACCAACTCTGCCCGTGACAGCACCACCTCGTAAGGATGCAACGAAGGCAGATGATGGTTCTGAAGGTCGTGTAAGGCATCAACGATCATCAAGAATGGATATAAGGAAAATACTAATTCTCATAGCTCTCAT AGCCTGTATGGCAACAATGGGGATTTTATACTACAGACTTGCGCTACAGGCAATTGGTCAAGAAATACCCGATGAGGAGCAGCGATGA
- the LOC109130988 gene encoding uncharacterized protein LOC109130988, producing the protein MGKYLVFFLLVLFSFHSINSSLPPFFRAFHLQIVNQLQFNKKLKVQCESNTHGFPITYLNIGESFQFKFIIYPNVLYRCSLWQGPNYKHHVFFEAFFPSLNFIDVTCNGMNPNVCLWIAKERGVYVRHTKFLREYFRYGWDIPTKQREIAPASALTSESEFDP; encoded by the exons ATGggaaaatatttggttttttttcttcttgtcctCTTTTCCTTTCATTCTATAAATTCATCGTTGCCTCCTTTCTTCAGAGCTTTTCATCTCCAAATTGTAAATCAGCTTCAGTTTAACAAGAAACTGAAAGTTCAATGCGAGAGTAACACTCATGGTTTTCCAATTACCTATCTTAACATAGGCGAGAGTTTTCAgttcaaatttataatttatccAAATGTTTTGTATCGGTGTAGCTTATGGCAg GGACCAAACTATAAACATCATGTGTTTTTTGAAGCTTTTTTTCCAAGCCTAAATTTTATAGATGTTACATGTAATGGAATGAACCCTAATGTGTGTCTGTGGATTGCAAAAGAACGAGGAGTATATGTCCGCCACACCAAATTTTTAAGAGAGTATTTCAGGTATGGATGGGATATtccaacaaaacaaagagaaatcgCTCCAGCCAGTGCACTTACAAGTGAATCAGAATTTGAtccataa
- the LOC104766690 gene encoding uncharacterized protein LOC104766690: MGSDQCFSRLNTLEIKALIYQKIGHQRADTYFDQLGKFLTSRISKSEFDKLCIKTIGRECISLHNRLVRSILKNASVAKSPPPRYPKKPGSQSLYVDSSAFPPSPRKCRSRKFRDRPSPLGPLGKPQSLTTTNDESMSKARRLPASVEDGEEVEQMTGSPSVQSRSPLTAPLGVSFNNLKSGIRKSVLSSYNGINRESCQSRGELPDTITLRAMLERKLEMEGIKLSMDSANLLNSGLDAYMRKLIEPCLSLSCSRVRDMNSLQNPAVSNVSMLDFRAAMELNPRVLGEDWPIHLEKICCRASEEQRL, encoded by the coding sequence ATGGGGTCAGATCAATGTTTCTCAAGATTAAACACACTTGAGATAAAAGCCCTAATTTATCAGAAAATTGGGCATCAGAGAGCAGATACTTACTTCGATCAGCTCGGCAAATTCCTTACCTCGAGGATAAGCAAGTCCGAATTCGACAAGCTATGTATCAAGACGATTGGTAGGGAATGCATTTCTCTTCACAACCGACTTGTCCGTTCCATTTTGAAGAATGCCAGTGTTGCTAAGTCCCCACCACCGAGGTATCCGAAGAAACCAGGGAGTCAGTCTCTTTATGTGGATTCTTCTGCGTTCCCTCCTTCGCCTAGAAAGTGCAGGTCGAGGAAGTTTAGAGACCGGCCTAGTCCGCTTGGTCCACTTGGGAAGCCTCAAAGTCTTACAACTACGAATGATGAGTCAATGTCAAAGGCGAGAAGACTTCCAGCTTCtgttgaagatggagaagaagttgAGCAAATGACTGGGAGTCCGAGTGTGCAGAGCAGAAGTCCCTTGACAGCTCCACTTGGTGTTTCTTTCAACAATCTTAAGAGCGGGATTAGAAAGTCTGTTTTGAGTTCATACAATGGTATCAATCGTGAGAGTTGTCAAAGCAGGGGGGAGCTACCTGATACGATAACATTGAGAGCTATGTTGGAGAGGAAACTTGAGATGGAAGGGATAAAGCTGTCTATGGACTCTGCTAACCTTCTTAATAGTGGATTGGATGCATATATGAGAAAGCTGATCGAGCCTTGTTTGAGTTTATCCTGTTCTCGGGTTAGAGATATGAACAGTCTACAAAACCCAGCGGTGTCTAACGTATCAATGTTGGATTTCCGTGCTGCCATGGAGTTGAATCCACGGGTTCTTGGAGAGGACTGGCCTATACATCTTGAGAAGATCTGTTGCCGTGCTTCAGAAGAGCAAAGGTTGTAG